AGACATTGAAAGAGGTCAAGTATTAGCAGAGCCTGGAAGTATTACTCCACATACTAAGTTTAATGCAGAAGTATATGTATTAGGTAAAGATGAAGGTGGAAGACATACTCCATTCTTTGATGGATATAGACCACAGTTTTATTTCAGAACTACAGACGTAACAGGAGATATTAATTTACCAGAAGGTGTAGATATGGTAATGCCTGGAGACAACATTGAAATGGAAGTAGA
The sequence above is a segment of the Selenihalanaerobacter shriftii genome. Coding sequences within it:
- a CDS encoding elongation factor Tu, which translates into the protein DIERGQVLAEPGSITPHTKFNAEVYVLGKDEGGRHTPFFDGYRPQFYFRTTDVTGDINLPEGVDMVMPGDNIEMEVELITPIAMEAGLRFAIREGGKTVGAGVITGIIE